The Pseudomonas sp. SCB32 DNA window CCTGTTCGCGTTCGACGAGAATCTGTTCGCTCATGGCAAATCCTTCTTCTTGGAATTCTATCTGGTGGGGCCGCGCGCCCGCTTCAGGCGTGGGGCAGGAACAGGTCGGCCAGCGTCTGGCCGCGCGGTACGCCACAGAGGTAGAGGCGGCGGGCGAAGGCATCGACGCTGTCGGGGTGGCCGCAGAGTAAGGCGAGGGTCCGTCGCGAAACAAGCCGGAGTTGTGCCATAACGGCGGCCGACTCGGCCGTCGTCATCAGCGTCACCTCCAGCTCCGGGTGTGCTGCGGCAAGCGCTCGCAGCGGTTCGGCCAGGTAGTGACCGGCCTGGTCATGGGCCTGGTGAATGACGCGGATCGGCCCCGCATGACGCTGGCGCAGCGCCTCGCGCAGAACGCCCCAGAGCGGCGCCAGACCGGTGCCGGAGGCCATCAGCAGCAACGGCCGCTCGTGCCATTCGGGGTCATAGTGCAAAGCGCCGCCGCGCAGCTCGCCCAGGCGTACGTTGTCGCCCACCTTCAACTGGCGGGCGAAGTCGCTGAATGCGCCCGGCAGTCGGCAATCGATGTGGAACTCCAGCCAGGGATCGATACCCGGGACGCTGGCCAGCGAGTACGGCCGCGCCACACCTTCTGCACTCCAGAGAATCAGGTGTTGCCCGGCGCGATAGCGCAGAGGACGCTGCGGCATGAGTCGAAGACGCAGCACGTCAGGCGCCGGCCAATCCAGTTCGGCCACGCTGGCAGGCAGGCCATCGCGCTGCGGGTCGAAGACTTCCACGGCCAGGTCTTCGATGACCCGGCACTGGCAGGACAACCGCCAGCCCTCGTCGCGCCGGACTGCGTCGAGGGCTTCGGGCTGTGCGTCCAGCACCTCGCCCCGGGTGCAGCGCACCAGGCAGGCGTGACAACTGCCGGCGCGGCAGCTGTAGGGCACGGCGACGCCGGCCCCGCGCAGGGCATCGAGCAAGTTGACTCCGGGGGCTACCGAAAAGCGTTGCGATCCGGCCTGTATCTCAGGCACGCGTCCACTCCCATGCGGCATCGCAGCGGTTACGTCCGCTGCGTTTCGCACGGTAGAGCGCCTGGTCGGCCCGTTGCAAGGCTTCGTCGAGATCGTCGGTCGGCTCCAGCAGGGTCATCCCCGCCGACAGGCTCAGCACTTCGATGTTCACTCCCACCGGCTCCGCGGCGGCGAAGGCCATGCGCAAGCGCTCGCAGCAGGTGGCCAGCCGGTCGGCGTCGGCAT harbors:
- a CDS encoding iron-sulfur-binding ferredoxin reductase — protein: MPEIQAGSQRFSVAPGVNLLDALRGAGVAVPYSCRAGSCHACLVRCTRGEVLDAQPEALDAVRRDEGWRLSCQCRVIEDLAVEVFDPQRDGLPASVAELDWPAPDVLRLRLMPQRPLRYRAGQHLILWSAEGVARPYSLASVPGIDPWLEFHIDCRLPGAFSDFARQLKVGDNVRLGELRGGALHYDPEWHERPLLLMASGTGLAPLWGVLREALRQRHAGPIRVIHQAHDQAGHYLAEPLRALAAAHPELEVTLMTTAESAAVMAQLRLVSRRTLALLCGHPDSVDAFARRLYLCGVPRGQTLADLFLPHA